From Demequina lutea, a single genomic window includes:
- a CDS encoding DoxX family protein: MNAVFLIARILFALIFLLSAMGHMTNAAAMAGYAKFKGAPGGKAGVIASGVTMGLGAIMVLLGIYGDLGALLVFATLIPVSFFMHAYWKVSDAQAKQMDRTNFNKNIGLMGGALALFLLFAVTNANLGLTITGPLFHLS; encoded by the coding sequence ATGAACGCCGTATTCCTGATTGCCCGCATCCTCTTCGCCCTGATCTTCCTGCTCAGTGCCATGGGGCACATGACAAACGCCGCCGCGATGGCCGGGTACGCAAAGTTCAAGGGCGCACCCGGTGGCAAGGCAGGCGTCATCGCATCGGGCGTCACCATGGGCCTCGGAGCGATCATGGTGCTGTTGGGCATCTACGGCGATCTCGGTGCGCTACTGGTCTTCGCGACCCTCATCCCTGTCAGCTTCTTCATGCACGCGTACTGGAAGGTGAGCGACGCTCAGGCCAAGCAGATGGACCGGACCAACTTCAACAAGAACATCGGCCTCATGGGCGGCGCGCTCGCACTGTTCCTCCTGTTCGCCGTCACGAACGCGAACCTGGGCCTCACCATCACGGGACCACTGTTCCACCTGAGCTAG
- a CDS encoding nucleotidyltransferase family protein produces MDVTGLVLAAGEPVGAGGPYALRRTDDGTPWLDIACTALRDAGCREVIVVLGAGADAAMALVPRGALPVVATDWRGGQAAALRVGLAAAATSSADAVLLTLVNVPEQTATACRQVLGAAVDDPRGTLARAHYDGKAGHPVLAGRDHWGDIAATVVGDMGIGDYLETHLTADVDCTDLGGGKVVEE; encoded by the coding sequence ATGGATGTCACCGGTCTCGTACTTGCCGCGGGAGAGCCCGTCGGAGCGGGCGGACCGTACGCCCTTCGCAGGACCGACGACGGCACGCCCTGGCTCGACATTGCGTGCACCGCACTGCGCGACGCGGGGTGCCGCGAGGTCATCGTGGTGCTGGGGGCCGGAGCCGACGCCGCGATGGCTCTAGTTCCGCGCGGCGCGCTACCCGTGGTGGCGACGGACTGGAGGGGCGGACAGGCTGCGGCACTCCGCGTGGGCCTTGCGGCCGCAGCCACGTCGAGCGCCGATGCGGTGCTGTTGACGCTGGTGAATGTGCCCGAGCAGACGGCGACTGCCTGCCGACAGGTGCTCGGGGCCGCCGTGGACGATCCGCGCGGCACGCTGGCACGCGCACACTACGACGGCAAGGCTGGCCATCCCGTGCTCGCGGGCCGCGACCACTGGGGCGACATCGCCGCAACCGTCGTGGGCGACATGGGCATCGGCGACTACCTGGAAACCCACCTCACGGCCGACGTGGACTGCACAGACCTCGGCGGCGGCAAGGTCGTCGAGGAGTAG
- a CDS encoding rolling circle replication-associated protein: MFPNESNRAGWFLSLYPSAGEGGGCFRGSAPRRDSSTYVAKGNAVDPVRAAQEAGRRARGRLRRYCSTNRLNRLGTLTYAGEGCHDVEQVRLDVADFFRNLRTGLGSGALPYAWVPEWHKSHGLHLHFAVGRYVARGLIDEAWGRGFVHIKLLGDMGHGATSLDEARRAAGYLSKYVAKTFTETDARVLGRHRYDLAQGFQPAKVSLYAKSRDGLIDLASQTLESPPTYVWTSDETPDWQGAPAVWAQWPVSRD; this comes from the coding sequence GTGTTCCCGAATGAGTCGAACCGCGCTGGGTGGTTCCTGTCGCTGTACCCGTCTGCGGGTGAGGGTGGCGGGTGTTTCCGTGGGAGCGCCCCGCGCCGGGACTCGTCCACGTACGTGGCGAAGGGCAACGCGGTTGACCCGGTGCGGGCGGCTCAAGAGGCGGGTAGGCGTGCACGTGGCAGGCTTCGCCGCTACTGCTCCACGAATCGTCTGAACCGTTTGGGAACACTCACGTACGCGGGTGAGGGGTGTCACGACGTCGAGCAAGTGCGCTTGGATGTCGCGGACTTCTTCCGCAACCTTCGTACCGGTCTTGGTAGTGGAGCGTTGCCGTATGCGTGGGTGCCTGAGTGGCACAAGAGCCACGGTCTGCACCTGCATTTCGCGGTAGGCCGGTATGTCGCTCGGGGTCTGATCGATGAGGCGTGGGGTCGCGGTTTCGTCCACATCAAGCTTCTCGGGGACATGGGCCACGGGGCGACTTCTTTGGATGAGGCGCGAAGAGCTGCGGGCTACCTGTCCAAGTACGTGGCCAAGACCTTCACCGAAACCGACGCCCGCGTGCTGGGCCGTCACCGTTACGACCTGGCCCAGGGCTTCCAACCTGCGAAGGTCTCGCTCTATGCAAAGTCTCGCGATGGGCTGATCGACCTAGCGTCGCAGACGCTTGAGTCGCCCCCTACCTACGTGTGGACCTCGGACGAGACCCCGGACTGGCAAGGCGCGCCGGCGGTGTGGGCACAGTGGCCGGTGAGCCGTGACTGA
- a CDS encoding mobile mystery protein B, with product MIESLPDGATPVSDQEFKGLIPTFVATRADLNLVEQAGIAAARTWVARSPAAHTVERVLSEQFVRDLHRQMYGRVWRWAGTYRTSEHNIGVDPARLPVAVRELVDNARTWVAPETAWATPELACIRVHHQLVSIHPFPNGNGRHARLFADLLAQSIGVQPFTWGGADLNASGPDRAAYLAALRRADRDPDDLADLLTFARS from the coding sequence ATGATCGAGTCCCTGCCCGACGGCGCTACTCCCGTCAGCGACCAAGAGTTCAAGGGCCTGATCCCCACCTTCGTCGCCACAAGAGCGGACCTCAACCTCGTCGAGCAAGCTGGCATCGCGGCGGCCCGCACCTGGGTCGCGCGCTCGCCCGCAGCCCACACCGTTGAGCGCGTCCTCAGCGAGCAGTTCGTTCGCGATCTCCATCGGCAGATGTACGGCAGGGTGTGGCGCTGGGCCGGGACGTACCGCACGTCCGAGCACAACATCGGCGTCGATCCCGCTCGTCTCCCGGTTGCAGTGCGCGAACTCGTCGACAACGCCCGCACCTGGGTCGCGCCGGAAACCGCGTGGGCAACCCCGGAGTTGGCGTGCATCCGCGTGCACCACCAGTTGGTATCCATCCACCCGTTTCCCAACGGCAACGGCCGCCACGCTCGTTTGTTCGCCGACCTGCTGGCTCAGAGCATCGGCGTCCAACCGTTCACCTGGGGTGGCGCGGACCTCAACGCCAGCGGGCCAGACCGTGCCGCCTACCTGGCCGCGCTACGGCGTGCAGACCGAGACCCGGACGACCTGGCCGATCTGTTGACGTTCGCCCGATCCTAG
- a CDS encoding mobile mystery protein A, producing the protein MMQPRARRQLDQRKSQMHTLPAEVFARPQAGWLRAVRDALGMPTRDMAARLGVTSMAISKLEASERAGTIGLDTLTRAADALGCDVVYALVPRVPLELQMHRQAEGVARAELGPVATTMALEDQSLNAQATQSLVEDRIAELIDSRSLWRTEQYRTEQYMVTEP; encoded by the coding sequence ATGATGCAACCCCGGGCCCGACGGCAACTCGACCAGCGCAAAAGCCAAATGCACACGCTCCCGGCTGAGGTTTTCGCGCGCCCGCAGGCGGGCTGGCTCCGTGCCGTGCGTGATGCCCTGGGCATGCCGACCCGCGACATGGCCGCCCGCCTCGGTGTCACCAGCATGGCGATCAGCAAGCTCGAGGCCAGCGAAAGGGCTGGCACTATTGGGCTCGACACCCTCACCCGGGCCGCCGACGCGCTCGGCTGCGACGTCGTCTATGCCCTCGTGCCCAGAGTCCCGCTGGAACTGCAGATGCATCGGCAGGCCGAGGGGGTGGCTCGCGCCGAGCTGGGCCCCGTCGCCACCACCATGGCGCTCGAGGACCAGTCGTTGAACGCCCAGGCCACGCAAAGCCTGGTTGAGGACCGGATCGCCGAACTCATCGACTCCCGCTCCTTGTGGCGCACAGAGCAGTACCGCACAGAGCAGTACATGGTGACCGAGCCATGA
- a CDS encoding Fic family protein has translation MERSSSGIKGWPALDYEPRRWIPRADGVSRRAVLAHSGPYRAAITPRITGATVSLPSAVQALAEEASAQLARVDATLRTSGIGPLPAVLLRTESASSSQIERLTASAKSLAEAEIGEHPGANALLVLANVQAMERALDFNGAITLESILAVHAALIEPDPRHSPGLRDEQVWVGGAVVGPHRADFVPPHHDRVPAAMADLVAFVGRTDIPVIAHLALAHAQFETIHPFADGNGRTGRALLHMMLRESGLTRGSTIPVSAGLLHETDAYFAALTAYREGNIEPIIERVAYAAIFASARTLDLNDRLQALADDWRQRVRARKGASAWRLAEILPAHPVVTYEVVQGALGVSAPTAYAAIDALAEAGVLVPRSANKRNRVWDAVEVLTALDEFAEEARRG, from the coding sequence ATGGAGAGGTCATCTTCAGGGATCAAGGGCTGGCCAGCGCTCGACTACGAGCCTCGCCGGTGGATTCCACGCGCCGACGGAGTCTCGCGCAGAGCCGTCCTTGCGCACTCGGGACCGTATCGCGCCGCGATCACGCCGCGCATCACGGGCGCAACCGTTTCGCTGCCCAGCGCGGTCCAGGCGCTCGCGGAAGAGGCCTCCGCGCAGCTAGCGCGCGTCGATGCCACGTTGAGGACGTCAGGCATCGGCCCCTTGCCCGCGGTGCTGCTGCGCACCGAGTCCGCGTCGTCTTCGCAGATCGAGCGGCTGACGGCCTCCGCAAAGTCGCTCGCCGAGGCGGAAATCGGTGAACACCCTGGTGCGAATGCGCTGTTGGTCCTGGCGAACGTGCAAGCCATGGAGCGGGCGCTCGACTTCAACGGGGCCATCACCCTGGAATCGATCCTCGCCGTGCACGCCGCATTGATCGAGCCCGATCCACGCCACTCGCCGGGCCTGCGCGACGAACAGGTGTGGGTGGGAGGTGCCGTCGTGGGCCCGCACCGTGCCGACTTCGTGCCTCCGCACCACGACCGAGTACCCGCCGCGATGGCGGACCTCGTCGCCTTTGTGGGTCGCACGGACATTCCCGTGATCGCCCATCTTGCGCTCGCGCACGCGCAGTTCGAGACCATCCACCCCTTCGCCGACGGCAACGGCCGCACGGGGCGCGCGCTGCTACACATGATGCTCAGAGAGTCGGGTCTCACGCGCGGCTCCACCATCCCCGTCTCGGCGGGGTTGCTCCACGAGACCGATGCGTACTTCGCGGCGCTCACCGCGTATCGCGAGGGCAACATTGAGCCCATCATCGAACGCGTCGCATACGCCGCCATCTTCGCCTCAGCCCGCACGCTCGACCTCAACGACCGCCTGCAGGCGCTCGCCGACGACTGGAGACAGCGGGTCCGCGCGCGCAAGGGCGCCTCCGCCTGGCGTCTCGCGGAGATACTTCCAGCACACCCTGTGGTCACCTACGAGGTGGTTCAAGGCGCGCTGGGGGTTTCGGCGCCGACGGCCTACGCGGCGATCGACGCGCTCGCCGAAGCGGGCGTACTGGTCCCGCGAAGCGCCAACAAGCGCAACCGGGTGTGGGACGCGGTAGAGGTGCTCACGGCGCTCGACGAGTTCGCGGAAGAGGCCCGTAGGGGTTAG
- a CDS encoding aldo/keto reductase, with the protein MTSHITLSNGTTIPQLGFGTFKIAPEDAVETVSTALDVGFRHIDTAQGYQNEAEVGEAIANSGLAREEVYVTSKLGNYVHPRDDLLRSFDETLEKLRLDKLDLFLMHWPLPTRYDGDFVSTWKVMLELVEDGRLTSAGVSNFEPAHLAKIIDATGVTPVVNQIELHPYFHNDDARRASQSHGIAVEAWGPLAKGEALRDAVVGEIAAEVDRAASQVVLRWHLQRGNIIFPKSMHRERMVENMQIFDFELTDGQIARIDSLDKGADGRQGPNPNTFAGM; encoded by the coding sequence ATGACCTCACACATCACACTCAGCAATGGCACCACCATCCCCCAACTCGGATTCGGCACGTTCAAGATCGCTCCCGAGGATGCGGTCGAGACCGTGAGCACTGCACTCGACGTGGGCTTCCGGCACATCGACACGGCGCAGGGCTACCAGAACGAAGCCGAGGTGGGCGAGGCGATCGCGAACTCCGGACTCGCGCGCGAGGAGGTCTACGTCACCAGCAAGCTCGGCAACTACGTGCATCCTCGCGACGACTTGCTGCGCTCGTTCGACGAGACGCTCGAGAAGTTGCGCCTGGACAAGCTTGACCTGTTCCTCATGCACTGGCCCTTGCCCACGCGGTACGACGGTGACTTTGTCTCGACCTGGAAGGTGATGCTCGAGTTGGTCGAGGACGGCCGGTTGACCTCCGCAGGGGTGTCCAACTTTGAGCCGGCGCACCTGGCGAAGATCATCGACGCGACCGGTGTCACCCCCGTGGTGAACCAAATCGAGTTGCATCCCTACTTCCACAACGACGACGCGCGTCGCGCGTCCCAGTCGCACGGCATTGCGGTCGAGGCGTGGGGCCCGCTTGCGAAGGGAGAGGCGTTGCGCGACGCGGTGGTGGGTGAAATCGCCGCCGAGGTCGACCGCGCGGCGTCGCAAGTGGTGTTGCGCTGGCACCTTCAGCGCGGAAACATCATCTTCCCGAAGTCGATGCATCGCGAGCGCATGGTGGAGAACATGCAGATCTTTGACTTTGAACTCACCGACGGGCAGATCGCGCGCATTGACTCGCTCGACAAGGGCGCGGACGGTCGCCAGGGGCCCAACCCGAACACATTCGCAGGAATGTGA
- a CDS encoding threonine aldolase family protein, translating to MTTIHDPAKRGFASDNYSGIHPEVLAAIVAANGGHQSAYGGDAYTARLQEVMAHHFGAGVEAYPMFNGTGANVVGLQSMLPRWGAVVTATTAHINADEGGAPEKVGGLKLLAVPTDDGKLTPELIDREAWGWGNEHRAQPLVVSITQSTELGTVYTVDEIAAIADHAHGLGMRLHMDGARISNAAASLGVPLRAFTRDAGVDVLSYGGTKNGAMLGEAIVVLGPQASEGLTYLRKLDMQLASKMRFVSAQLLALLEGDLWLRNATHSNAMAQRLRAGVEEGLADGSIKGVTLTQPTQANGVFATLPDGVADRLRAVFAFYDWDAAKNEVRWMCSFDTSEDDIDAFLAAIARETSAA from the coding sequence ATGACCACCATTCATGACCCCGCCAAGCGCGGCTTCGCCTCCGACAATTACTCCGGCATCCACCCAGAGGTGCTCGCCGCAATCGTCGCCGCCAACGGCGGCCACCAGAGCGCGTACGGCGGAGACGCCTACACCGCGCGCCTTCAAGAGGTGATGGCCCACCACTTCGGCGCGGGCGTCGAGGCGTATCCGATGTTCAACGGCACCGGCGCGAACGTCGTCGGCCTGCAGTCGATGCTCCCCCGCTGGGGCGCCGTGGTAACGGCCACCACCGCGCACATCAACGCCGACGAGGGCGGCGCGCCCGAGAAGGTGGGCGGCCTCAAGCTGCTCGCCGTCCCCACGGACGACGGCAAGCTCACTCCCGAACTCATCGACCGCGAGGCTTGGGGCTGGGGGAATGAGCATCGCGCGCAGCCGCTGGTGGTGTCGATCACGCAATCGACCGAGCTCGGCACCGTGTATACCGTCGACGAGATCGCGGCGATCGCCGATCACGCCCACGGCCTGGGGATGCGCCTCCACATGGACGGTGCGCGCATCTCCAATGCCGCGGCTTCGCTCGGAGTGCCGCTTCGCGCCTTCACGCGCGACGCGGGCGTGGATGTGCTGAGCTATGGCGGCACCAAGAACGGGGCGATGCTCGGCGAGGCAATCGTGGTGCTGGGCCCCCAGGCATCGGAGGGCCTGACGTACCTTCGCAAGTTGGACATGCAACTGGCGTCGAAGATGCGCTTCGTCTCGGCTCAGTTGCTCGCCCTGCTCGAGGGCGACCTGTGGTTGCGCAACGCCACGCACTCCAATGCGATGGCCCAGCGCTTGCGCGCCGGTGTCGAGGAGGGGCTCGCCGACGGGTCAATCAAGGGCGTGACCCTCACGCAGCCCACGCAGGCGAACGGCGTCTTCGCCACCCTGCCCGACGGCGTGGCGGATCGCCTGCGCGCCGTGTTCGCGTTCTACGACTGGGACGCCGCCAAGAACGAGGTGCGCTGGATGTGCAGCTTCGACACCTCAGAGGACGACATCGACGCGTTCCTCGCCGCGATAGCGCGCGAGACCTCAGCCGCCTGA
- a CDS encoding recombinase family protein: MTLRGAVALYARISQDRSGDELAVTRQLEDCRAEAERRGWTVADEYVDDDVSAYSGKARPAYERMLRDIEDGLRDAVIVWHMDRLHRRPIELEQFVATCTRANVSDVVTLHGDYDLGKGDGLFMARLMAAMAANESDSKRRRLKRKAVETAEAGKPKSGGPRPYGFRSDFVTHEPAEVAYFHEAAERVLAGESLQSVVRWLDASGAHTAKGNQWTPSKLRALLLAPRYWGMRTHHGQIVAKATWEPIITPEQGERLRLLLTDPSRGTHRAPRRYLLSGLLKCSKCGGTLYSAPKSGVRGYACMKGAELRGCGGTYIYAAKLEAFIAHAVLIRLDSPHLVDAMVSTAERSEVAAIGDAIVADTAQMEDLMKLWADRAMSTEEWKLARDRLEARVQANRRTLTRLTEHDAIENYLGQGEALREQWEGLNLSRQAAIVKAVLDHIVILPVVHRGRAGLDPERVAPQWRL, translated from the coding sequence ATGACACTTCGTGGTGCAGTTGCCCTTTACGCTCGAATTTCCCAAGACCGATCAGGCGATGAGTTGGCCGTCACGCGCCAACTTGAGGACTGTCGAGCGGAGGCGGAGCGGCGCGGTTGGACTGTCGCAGATGAGTACGTGGACGACGACGTCTCCGCATACTCAGGGAAGGCTCGCCCAGCGTATGAGCGGATGCTCCGAGACATTGAAGACGGTCTGCGCGACGCGGTGATCGTGTGGCACATGGACCGATTGCACCGTCGCCCCATCGAGTTAGAGCAGTTTGTGGCGACCTGCACGCGCGCAAATGTGAGTGACGTGGTGACGCTCCACGGCGACTACGACTTGGGCAAGGGCGACGGCCTTTTTATGGCCCGGTTGATGGCCGCTATGGCGGCGAATGAATCCGACAGCAAGCGCCGCCGCCTGAAAAGGAAGGCGGTGGAGACGGCAGAAGCGGGCAAGCCGAAGTCCGGTGGGCCCCGGCCCTACGGTTTCCGAAGCGACTTCGTGACGCACGAACCTGCCGAAGTCGCTTACTTTCACGAAGCCGCCGAACGCGTGCTCGCTGGCGAATCGCTACAGTCGGTCGTCCGCTGGCTCGACGCCTCGGGCGCCCATACGGCCAAGGGCAACCAGTGGACCCCCTCAAAGTTACGCGCGCTGCTACTCGCTCCTCGCTACTGGGGCATGCGCACGCACCACGGCCAGATCGTCGCCAAGGCCACTTGGGAGCCCATCATCACCCCTGAGCAAGGTGAGCGACTCCGACTCCTCCTCACGGACCCATCGCGGGGCACGCACCGAGCCCCGCGTCGGTATCTCCTGTCGGGCTTGCTCAAGTGCAGCAAGTGCGGGGGGACGTTGTACTCGGCGCCGAAGAGCGGCGTGCGGGGCTACGCGTGCATGAAGGGCGCCGAACTCCGGGGGTGCGGAGGCACGTACATCTATGCGGCCAAACTCGAAGCGTTTATCGCGCACGCCGTGCTCATCCGTCTGGATTCACCACACCTGGTCGATGCGATGGTGAGCACCGCAGAACGGTCCGAGGTTGCTGCCATTGGTGACGCGATCGTCGCCGACACAGCCCAAATGGAGGACCTCATGAAATTGTGGGCGGACCGCGCAATGTCTACTGAAGAGTGGAAGTTGGCGCGGGACCGGCTCGAGGCTCGGGTGCAGGCAAACCGTCGCACACTCACTCGGCTCACCGAACACGATGCGATCGAGAACTACCTGGGCCAGGGCGAGGCATTGCGCGAGCAGTGGGAGGGCCTGAACCTATCCCGCCAAGCGGCGATCGTGAAGGCTGTACTCGACCATATTGTGATCTTGCCGGTCGTCCACCGAGGCAGGGCAGGTCTCGACCCGGAAAGGGTCGCTCCCCAGTGGCGGCTGTAG
- a CDS encoding mechanosensitive ion channel family protein, with protein MIDNWLDLAKTTGIGVGSAVLVALVVHLALHLAGRRLAWARNLVASARRPFWTLLLWMGLWVGSAPTLKAKDWWPTASHLFTIGAIAIVAWLLVALVSYVADLALGRHRIDIPHNIAVRRLRTQTMIMRRVMTALVIVIAIGAALFTFNAVRALGASILASAGIISVVAGLAAQSVLANMFAGIQLVFSNALRVDDVIVAENEWGRVEEITLSYVVLRLWDDRRLVLPCTYFTSTPYQNWTREGSELLGAVEFDLDWRVSPQRMREHLKVVLAETPLYDGRTCVLQVTDATKGYVHVRILATAKDAPSLWDLRCYVREAMLLWIQSESPDAAPAQRILMADASDGADAEPARPKPRAKKTPVPEHVSDAGLFTGSIQAVERASLFMHGQPREDVGDDDPAWQHDTEPLIPRVPD; from the coding sequence ATGATCGACAACTGGCTGGACTTGGCGAAGACGACAGGAATTGGTGTCGGATCCGCCGTCCTTGTCGCGCTCGTCGTCCACCTGGCGTTGCACCTCGCCGGACGCCGGCTCGCCTGGGCGCGCAACCTCGTGGCATCGGCGCGGCGCCCCTTCTGGACGCTGCTGCTCTGGATGGGACTGTGGGTGGGTTCGGCGCCCACGCTCAAGGCGAAGGACTGGTGGCCGACCGCGTCGCACCTGTTCACCATCGGCGCCATCGCGATCGTCGCGTGGTTGCTCGTCGCCCTGGTGAGCTACGTCGCCGACCTCGCGCTCGGCCGCCACCGCATCGACATCCCCCACAACATCGCCGTGCGTCGCCTGCGCACCCAGACCATGATCATGCGCCGCGTGATGACCGCCCTCGTCATCGTCATCGCGATCGGCGCGGCGCTGTTTACGTTCAACGCCGTGCGCGCGCTCGGCGCGAGCATCCTCGCGTCGGCGGGGATCATCTCGGTGGTCGCGGGCCTCGCGGCGCAATCGGTACTTGCCAACATGTTCGCTGGTATTCAGCTAGTTTTCAGCAACGCGCTGCGCGTGGACGACGTCATTGTCGCCGAGAACGAATGGGGCAGGGTCGAGGAGATCACCCTGAGCTACGTGGTGCTGCGCCTGTGGGACGACCGCCGCCTGGTGCTGCCCTGCACCTACTTCACCTCCACGCCGTACCAAAACTGGACGCGTGAGGGCTCCGAGCTGCTCGGCGCGGTGGAGTTCGACCTCGACTGGCGCGTCTCGCCCCAGCGCATGCGCGAGCACCTGAAGGTGGTGCTCGCGGAGACCCCCCTGTATGACGGCCGCACCTGCGTGCTACAGGTCACCGACGCGACCAAGGGCTACGTGCACGTGCGCATCTTGGCGACCGCGAAGGACGCACCCAGCCTGTGGGACCTGCGCTGCTACGTGCGTGAGGCGATGCTGCTGTGGATCCAGTCCGAGTCGCCCGACGCCGCGCCCGCACAACGCATCCTGATGGCCGACGCCTCTGATGGGGCCGACGCCGAGCCCGCGCGACCCAAGCCGCGCGCAAAGAAGACCCCCGTGCCCGAGCACGTGAGTGATGCAGGGCTTTTCACCGGGAGCATCCAGGCCGTCGAGAGGGCGAGCCTGTTCATGCACGGTCAACCGCGCGAGGACGTGGGCGACGACGACCCCGCCTGGCAGCACGACACCGAGCCTCTGATCCCGCGCGTCCCCGACTGA